In the genome of Streptomyces sp. SAI-127, the window ATCACCGCTTACTCCTATGCGCTCACCGCGCGCACCGAACGGCGCGCGGTGAGCGCGGTGGCGCTCATCTCCGTGGCGCTGCTGGTCGCCTCGACCCCCCTGTTCGGGGCCCTGTCCTGGAAGGACGCGAGCAGGGTCGGAGCGGTGGCGGCGTTCCCACTGGTGGCGGGCGTACTCGGGCACTCGGTGCGGAACCGGCGGGCCTACCTGGCGGCCATGGAGGAGCGTGCGCTGCGGGCCGAGCAGAGCCGGGACAGCGAGGCGCGCCGCAGAGTGGCCGAGGAACGGGTGCGCATCGCCCGCGAACTGCACGACCTCGTGGCCCATCAGATCACCCTGGCCAACGCGCAGGCCACGGTCGCCGCCCACCTCTTCGACACTCGCCCGGAGCAGACCCGCAAGAGCCTCAAGGAGCTCGTCGAGACCACCAGCGACGCGCTCGACGAACTGCGGGCCACAGTGGGCCTGTTGCGTCAGTCCGGGGAGGCGGCCGTGCCCGCCGAACCGGCGCCCGGCCTGTCCCGGCTTCCCACGCTCCTCGAATCCTTCCGCCGCGCGGGACTTGAGGTGTCGGCGCACCAGGAGGGCACGGCCAGGCCGCTGCCGCCGGGAGTCGACCTCACCGCCTACCGCATCGTCCAGGAGGCCCTGACCAACGTGACCAAGCACGCCGGTACCCGTAGCGCCCGGGTGCGCCTCGTCTGGAATCGCGACCGTGTGACCATCACGGTCGCCGACGACGGAGGGGGCGCCCGAATGGCATCGGCCGCCGCCGCGGGGCCGCGTGCGGCCACGGCGGGGGACCGTCCGCCCGGTTACGGACTGATCGGGATGCGTGAGCGTGCCACCGCGGTCGGGGGGCACCTCTCCGCGGGCAGGCGCCCGGAGGGCGGTTTTCTCGTCTCCGCCCAACTCCCCCTCCCGCCCGCCAAGGACGCGACGCACGGAACGGACCGAGCAACAGCCGTCGAGAGCCGGATGGCCGACGCAGCGACAGGCGACGGACGGACAGGCGACGGACGGGCGGCCGACGCAGAGGCCGGGGATGCGCTGTGACGCTCCGCGTGCTGCTTGCCGACGATCAGGCCCTGCTGCGGGGCGCCTTCCGGTTGCTTCTCGACTCCGCCGACGACATCACCGTGGTCGGTGAGGCAGCCGACGGCAGGGAGGCGGTGAGACTCACCCGGGAACTGCGCCCGGACGTGGTGGTCATGGACATCCGGATGCCCGAGGTGGACGGCCTCACCGCCACGTCGGAGATCTGCGCGGACCCGGAACTGCGCGCCAGCCGCATCCTGATCCTCACCACGTACGAGACCGACGAATACGTCGCCCAGGCGCTGCGCGCGGGTGCGGGCGGCTTCATCGGCAAGGGCATCGGCGCCGAGGACCTGCTGGACGCCGTGCGGACGATCGCCGACGGCGACACACTTCTGTCCCCCGCCGCGACCCGTTCCCTGGTCGCCCGTTTCCTGGCCACACCGGACGAAGTCCCGTCGCACCGCCCCGAACAGCTCGCCGTGCTCACCCCGCGTGAACGCGAGATGGTGGCTCTGGTCGCGACCGGCCTGTCCAACCAGGAGATCGCCGAGCGGATGTTCCTCAGCCCCTTCACCGTCCGCGCCCACGTGCAGCGCGCCATGACGAAGCTGGACGCCCGCGACCGGGCGCAACTCTCGTCGTCATCGCCTACCGGACGGGCCTGGCCCAGGCTGCCCCCGACCACCTGTCGTAGCACCCGCACTCGCTCGCCGCGCGCATCGGGCGGCGTGCTCCGGTGCGCCACGAGAGCGCGGCGCACACATCAAGCAGGTCCATCCCTTGCGCGGAGGTTTCTCAGGTCAGGTTCAGGCCGCCGTCGAGCACGATGACCTCGCCGGTCAGATAGCCGCTGCCGATCACCGACGCCACGAGGTCGGCCACGTCGGAGGGGAGGGCCGGGCGGTGCATCGGTGCGCGGTCCCGCCACAGTTCGTGCGCCTGCACCCAGTTCTTCGTCATCGGCGTGTCCACGAGACCCGGCGCCACCGCGTTGACCCGCACGTCGGGCCCGAGCGCGGCCGCGAGCAGCCGGGTGACGTGGTTCAGCGCGGCCTTGCTCGCCGCGTACGGCACCGAGGAACCCTTGGGCCGTACGCCGGCGTGGCTGGTGATGTTGACGATGCTGCCGCCGCCGGGGGGACTGCCGTAGCGCCGGAAGGGCCGCGGTGCACAGCACCCAGGGTGCGATGAGGTTGACCTCCAGCAGGCGCCGCCAGTCCGCCGGGGTCGCGGCGGCAAGGTCCGCGTGCGGGATCGGCCAGCTGATGCCCGCGTTGTTCACCAGAACGTCCAGCCGCCCGAAGTGACCCAGTGCCGTCTCGACCAGCCCCCGGGCTTCCTCCTCCACTTCGAGATCGGCCTGTACGTAGGCGCCGCCGAGTTCCGCCGCCAGCGCTCGCCCGGCCTCCGTGCTGCGCCGCGAGTGCACGACGACCCGCGTCCCGTCCGCCGCGAGGCGCCGTGCGACGGCCTCGCCGATCCCCGACGTGGACCCGGTGACCAGGGCGACGGGCCCGCCGCCTTGTTGGATGCTCATGACAGTGGATCTTGTCACGGCCTCCGCGGGGCCCGGTCACCGGTTTCTAGCGTTTCTAGCCCGCCCTCTCCTCCGTCCCCTGAGCCGTCGGCCGCCCGCGCCCCCATGCGGCCAGCGGCCGGAGCGCGTCGTTGAGGCGCTCGCCGTCCTCGGTCAGTGAGTACTCGACGCGCGGCGGCACCTCGTCGTAGGACACACGGCGCACCACCCCGTCCGTCTCCATCTCGCGCAGGTGGGAGGCGAGCACCTTCTCGGTGACCCCCGGAAGCAGTCGGCGCAGCTCGCCGAAGCGGCGGCAGGGGTGCTCGTGGAGCGCCCACAGGATCAGCACCTTCCACTTGCCGCCGATCACCTCCATCGCGGCGTCGATCCCGCAGACGTGTCCGTCCGGCGTGCCCGGCCGGTTCAGCGTTGTCATGCCCCACCCCTCCGACGTGCTCGCTCACCTCGGGGTAACCACCCACTCCGAAGTGCGTACTTGATCAGCCGCGGGCCTGTGACCAGCCTAATCGGTATGACACAGAACACCGTTGAGAAGGACTCCGTCACGCTGCTGGGCCTCGGTGCGATGGGCACCGCGCTGGCCCGTACCTGGCTTGCCGCCGGCCACCCGCTCACCGTCTGGAACCGCACCCCGGCCCGAGCCGCCTCGCTCGCCGCGGAGGGCGCGAAGGCCGCCGACAGCGCTGCCGCCGCGGTCGCCGCGAACTCCCTGGTCGTCGTCTGCCTGTTGGACGACGCCTCGGTCGAGGACGCGTTGGCCGGCACCGACCTGGTCGGCAGAGACCTGGTCAACCTGACCACCAGTACCCCTGCCCAGGCCCGTGCCCGCGCCGAGTGGGCCCGCGAGCGCGGTGCCCACTATCTGGACGGCGGGATCATGGCCGTCCCGCCGATGATCGGTGTCCCGGAGTCCGGCGGCTACGTCTTCTACAGCGGCTCGCGGGAGTTGTTCGAGCGGCACCGGGAGACGCTGGTCGTTCCGGCCGGCACCGTCTACGTCGGCCACGACGCGGGGTTCGCGGCGCTGTACGACATGGCCCTGCTCAGCGCCATGTATGTTCGCCGGGGCCGCCCACGCCTTCGCCCTGATCCGCAAGGAGGACATCGACCCCGCGTCGCTCGCCCCGCTGCTCGCCGACTGGCTCGCCGCGATGGCCCCGGCCGTGCACCGGACCGCCGACCAGCTGCGCAGCGGCGACTACACCCAAGGTGTCGTCTCCAACCTCGCCATGCAGGTGGCCGGCACACCGGCCTTCCTGAGCACCGCCGAACAGCAGGGCGTGAGCACCGAACTGCTCAGCCCGTACTTCGCGTTGATGCGCCGCCGTCTGGCCGAGGGCAGCGGGGAGGAGGACCTGACGGGCGTCGTCGACCTGCTGGTCCGCTGACGGGCCGTTCACCGTACGGGCCGCCGTGCGGGCACCGCTTCCCGGACGGCCGACGCCGTGGTCACGGCTTGATGCCCACCCCGGCCCACGCGCTGACCTCGGCGTCGGTGAGCTCCGGGCCGGAGCCCTGAGGATCGTCCGGGCGCCACCGGTGGGTCAGGGAGATGCCGGGCTCGAGCAGGTCGAGGCCCTTGAAGAAGCGGGCGACCTCCTGCTGGCTGCGGACCTGGGCCCGGGTGCCGGCGGCGGCGTAGATGCCGACGAGCTTCTCCCACAGCTCCGGGGCGAAGTCGCCCGTGCAGTGGCTCACGGCCAGCGCGCTGCCCGAGGGCAGGGCGTCCAGGAGTCGGGAGACGATGCCGTACGGGTCCCAGTCGTCCGGGACGAAGTGCAGGATGGCGTTGAGGGACAGGGCCACGGGCCGGTTCAGGTCCAGTGTCCTGGCCAGCTCGGGGGAGCTGAGTATCGCCTCGGGGTCGGTGAAGTCGCCCTGGACGTAAGCCGTGCGGCCCTCGGGGGTGTTGCGCATCAGGCGCTCGGCGTACTTGAGGACCAGGGGGTCGTTGTCGGCGTAGACCACGCGAGCCTCGGGAGCCACGGACTGCGCGACCTGGTGCAGGTTCGGCTCGGTGGGGATGCCGGTGCCGATGTCCAGCCACTGGCGCACGCCGTACTCCCGCGCGAGGACACGGGTGGCGCGGTGCATGAAGGAGCGGATCTCGCGGGCGCACGTGAAGATGCCGGGGTAGGTGGCCGCGACGGTCTCGGCCGCCTGCTTGTCGACGTCGAAGTGGTCCTTGCCGCCGAGGTAGTAGTCGTACATCCGGGCGGAGTGGGGCCGACTGGTGTCGATCTCCCGCGCGGCGTGGGAGTTGGTCATCCTGTCCCTTTCAGGTGGTGTGCGTGGGGGTGTCGGGCAGGTCGCTGCCGGGGCAGGTCCGGCTCGGGTCGTGGTTCAGCCGACCGTGAGATGGTCGGCGAGGCCTCGCTTGACGCCCGCGACGAACGCGGCGATCTCCTGCGGGGTGTAGATCAGCGCGGGTCCGGCCGGATCGGTCGACTGCCGCAGCGCCACCCGGCCGTCGGCCAGCAGCTTCGTCTGGACGCACTGGCCGCCGTTGGGCCCGCTCCACGGGGACTCCCAGCCCTGCTCGCCCAGGTCGGTGGCCGGCATCCCGTTGTAGACGTGACAGTCGGTGCTGGTCATGAGTACTCCTTGCGCATGCGGTTCAGCAGCGCCTTGCTGTCCGCGTCCGAGGTCAGCAGCGACATGCGGTTGTGCGCCTCCAGATGCGCCGACACGTCCGAGCGCTGGTCCAGGTACATCGCGCCGGAGAGGACCTCGGTGTACACGATGTCCGGCAGCTCCGGCTCCTCGAAGCGGAAGTAGGTGAACGGCGCGCACGCGCCCACGTGGGCGCCGGCGGTGAACGGCACCACGTCGACGCTGACGTGCTCCAGCTCCGAGACCTCCAGGAGCCGTTCGATCTGCTCCCGCATGACCTCGGGGCCGCCGACCACCCGGTGCAGCACGGCCTCTTCCAACACCACCCACAGCGTGGGCGCGTCGGGTCTCTCCAGCAGACTCTGGCGGCGCAGCCGCAGGTCCACGCGCCGCCCGAGGTCGTCGTCTGCCTCGCCCGGGAACCCGCCGCGCAGGACGCCGCGCGCGTAGGCGTGGGTCTGCAGCAGCCCCGTGACGTAGTGGGGCTCGTAGGCGCGCAATGTCCTGGCCCCGGCCTCCAGGCTGACGTAGGCGCTGAACCAGTTCGGCAGGACGTCCCGGTAGGTGTGCCACCAGCCGGGCTCGTTGGCCCGCTCGGCCAGGACGACGAACTCCTCGATCTCCTGCTGGCCGGCCCCGTAGGTCTCCAGCAGCTTCTCCACGTAGAGGGGCTTGAGGGCGACCTCGGCCTTCTCCAGGCGGCGGATCGTCAGGGATGTCACCCTCAGGGCCCTGGCCGCGTCCTCCAGCGAGGCCCCCGCGCCCTGGCGCCGCTCCTGCAGACGGCGGCCCAGGATCATGCGCAGCACGGTGGGAGCACTGGTGCCACCGGTGCTCGTACGGCCTTCGCTCACGTCCTGACCTCCTGAGGGGCTGTCACCGGCTCGAGTCTGACAGTGACTTGATGACTCCACCAGACGGATATCGGCTTTCTGAAATTATCAGGGGGCTGGTTGCAGGTTGAACTTGGGTGCGAGCATAGTGACTTGTGTGAACCGTGCCGCCGAACGCGAGCACGGTGACGTCAACCGTCCCCACCCTGTGGCGTGTTGGCATCCCCCGTCCTCGATGCTGCTCGCCCGGCCGCGCCGCCGCCCCCACGGAAGGCCAACACCGTGTCCCCCCACACGACGACCTCGTCCCCGCAGCTGTTAGACGCCGTGGACCAGGAACGAACCCACTGGATCGAACTTCCGGCCCACCGCTCCAGCGTCGGTGTCGCCCGGCGCTCCGTCGGCACCCGGCTCAAGGCCTGGAGCCTGCCGGGCGAACTGTGCTCGGACGCGGTGCTGCTCCTGTCCGAACTGGCCACCAACGCCGTGTGCCACACCCTCAGCGCGCGCATCCTGTGCGGCATCGGCGTGGTCACCGACGGGATCCTCCGGCTGGAGGTGCACGACCACGACCACTCGGGCCCCACGCTGCGCCGGTGCCGGGCGGGGCTCGACGACGAGGGCGGGCGAGGGCTGTTCCTGGTGGAGCAGCTCGCGGACACCTGGGGGGTGGACCGCTCGAGACTCACCGGCGGCAACGCGGTATGGGCGAACCTGTCGGCCTGAACTAGCCCTTGGTGGGTGTTAGTTCGGCGAGGAGCAGGGTGCGGTCGTCCGCGCCGGCCGGATCGGAGGGGGCATTGAGCAGCCGTCGGCACAGGGAGGGGAGCGGGTCGTGGTCGACGGCGGCCGCGTCGAGCGCCTGGGCGAGGCGGGCGATCTGGTGGTCTATGTCGGAGTCCCGCGACTCGACCAGACCGTCGCTGTAGAGCACGAGCAGTGCGGGCTCGTCGATGCTCAGCACGGTCGGCTCGTAGGCGCCCGCACCGAGACCGAGCGGCAGGCCCGCGCCGACCAGTGTGACCGGAGCGGTCCGGCCGTCCGGCCGGCGCAGCAGCGGCGGAGGGTGACCGGCACCCACGAGGGTGCAGGTGCCGCGCCGGGCGTCCCACTCGGCGTAGATGCAGGTCGCGAAGGACGCGCCCGGGGTGTCGCTGGCGAGCGCGTCGAGTCGTCGTATGAGGTCGACGGCGGGGATGTCGAGACCGGCCAGCGTGCGTACGGCGGTGCGCAGCTGGATCATCGCCACGGCCGACTCCGGGCCGTGCCCCATGGCGTCCCCGACGATCAGGCTGACCCGGTCGCCCGGCCGTCTCAGCACGTCGAACCAGTCACCGCCGATGATCGAGCCCTGTCCGGCGGGCAGGGAGCCGTGGGCGATGCGGCAGCCCTCGACCTCCTGGATCGTGCCCGGCAGCAGGCTGCCCCGGATGGCCAGGGCGGTGCGGCGCTCGTGCTCGTAGCGGCGCGCGTTGTCCAGGGCGACCGAGGCCCGCGCGGCCAGCGACTCCACGGCCGCGATCTCCGCGGTCAGGAACGGCCCGCGGTCCGGTCCGCGGGAGCAGGCGACGAAGCCGATCGCCCCGCCCCGCAGCCGCAGCGGCACCACGAGGAAGGAGCGCGTCTTGAGGAGTTCGCCGATGCGCGCGTCCTCATCGGCGGAGGCGGCGAGCCGTTCGGCCGTGTGGTCGTCGACCGAGTCGAGCAACTGTGCGTGTCCGTCGACCAGGGCGCGGGCGTACGGGGTCTCGCGGGGAAAGACGAGCACCTCGCCGACCGGCAGGGTGCGCTCCCAGGACTCGGGCGCGTCCGTGCCCACCCGCAGGGCCAGCCTGCGGGCCTCGATCTGGGCGGGGTCCGCGCCGGCGTACGTGGTCTCCTCGCGCCGCCACCGCTCCAGCAGATAGAGGGACGCCGCGTCGCAGAAACCGGGCGTCAGCGCGTGCACGACATGGCTGCCGGTCAGCCCCAGGTCGAGTTCCGAGCCGATGACGTCGGCCGCGGGGGAGAAGGCCGACCGGCGGGGCGGGGGCACGGCGGCGGGGGTGTCGTCGGAGCGGCTGTGCGGTTCGTTCCGCAGGGTCGTGGTGCCTTTCCGGGTGGGGGTCCGGGCGCCCGGCGCGGGACAACTGATCGCCAGACGTAGACAGCAACTATATGATGAGTCGTCAAGTACCTTGGTGGGAAAGGACGTTCTGGTGACCGACACGGATGCTCTGCCGCCAGGGACCGATCCGGACAAGGCGAGCGTAGCCCGGATGTACGACGCGATGCTGGGCGGGGAGCACAACTTCGCCATCGACCGGGAAGCGGTGGCGGCCGTCACGGCCATCGACCCCCAGGTGCGCACGCTGGCCCGCGCCAACCGGGCCTTCCTCGGGCGGGCGGTGCGCTTCCTGGCCCGGTCCGGTGTCCGGCAGTTCATCGACCTCGGCTCGGGGATACCGACGCAGGGCAACGTCCACGAGGTGGCCCAGGCGGCGAGCCCGCGGGCCCGGGTGGTCTACGTCGACAAGGATCCGGTGGCCGTCGCCCACAGCATCACCCTGCTTGCCGACAACCCGTACGCCGACATCGTCGACGCCGACATCCGGCGGCCGGCCGACGTCCTGGCCTCGCCGCAGGTGCGCGAGCTGATCGACTTCGACCAGCCGGTCGCCGTGCTCATGGTCGCGATCCTGCACTTCGTCGCGCCCGAGGAGAACCCGGCCGGAATCGTCGCCGCCTTCCGGGACGCACTGCCCGACGGCAGCTGGCTGGCCCTGTCCCACGCCACCAACCAGGATCGCCCCGACACGGCCGCCGCGGTCACCCAGCTGTACCGCTCCCGGGCCACCTCACCGGTCACCGTCCGCTCCCACCAGGAGATCCAGGACCTCTTCACCGGCTTCGAGCTGACCGAACCGGGCCTGGTCCACGTACCCCTGTGGCGTCCGGACGAGAACGAGGGCATCCCGGAGAACCCGTCGGAGTACTGGGTGTACGCGGGGGTCGGGCGCAAGAGCGCGTGACCCCCGCGACGGTCCCGCCCCGAGGGGGCACACGGGTTGTGCTTGACGGGGGCTCTCACCCCGCGATGGAGTCCAGCTGTTCCGCCGCCGGGCGCAGCGCCCACAGGTCGCCGCCCGGTGGCGCCTCCAGCAGCGGAACAGCCCTGCGCGCCCGCGCGTCGCCCGCGTCGGCGGCCGCGTGCACGACGTCGGTCGCCGCGTACCGGAGGAACTCCAGCTCCGGATGGGGCCATGCGGCGACTCCGGTCGCGGCGGGCAACAGATAGTCCACCGCCTTGAACAGGCTCTGCCCGTCCGGGCCTCGGTACGCCCACAGATCGACCCCGACATGCCGGCCGATGGCCGCGAGCCGGGTGTAGGCGACCAGGTCGAAGGTCGAGTAGTGCCAGCTCCGGGTGCGGGTCAGCTCCTGCGGCTGGCTGCCGTCGGCCGCGATCTGCGGCGCGATGCGCTTGCCGCGGGCGTCCAGAACCGTGCGGCGGGCCAGGGCCCTGTCGCCGGTCGCACAGGCGAGGCCGGCGAGCAGCATGTCGTAGAAGGTGCCGTGGTTGTTGGTGGCGGCCGCCTCCTGCTTGCCGAAGTCACTGTCCTTGAGCCAGCCGAGGAAGGCGGTGTTCCACTCCCTCATGCCGGTGCGGTCCTTCCCGCTCCAGCCCGGAGCGCCGGTGTCCAGCAGGGCGAGCGCGTCGAGGACGCTGGTGTACGACTGCGAGAAGTCGATGATGCCGATGGCCCGCCCGTCGTACTTGCAGGGGATGAACTGGGCGTGGTCCAGGTGGGGGTTCATCCTCGTGGCCGGGTCGAGGAACCAGGTGCGCAGCACCTGCCCGGCCTTGCGTGCGTGCCGCCTTTCGCCGGTGTAGTACCAGGCGAGGGAGAGGTCGTACGCGGAGTCGAAGACCTTCTCGACATCCTGACGGTCGGTGCCGGAGTCGACCTCGGGATTGCGCTCGCCGTCACGCTGGACGTACGGGCAGCCCCATGGGTTGTCGGCGGTCGGGGTCCGGGAGGGCCACCAGTACGGGGCCTGGCTGAGGTAGTCGTGGACGTCGCCGCCGGGGGCGGGCCTGGGCTTGTCGACGACGGTCCAGGGGCCCTGGTCCAGCCACTTGTCGGCGCGGAACGTCAACGCCCGCACCGCGCGCCGTAGTTGCGGATCACCACGATCGAGCCGCGCTTTCGTCTGCTGCAGCCGGGCGCCGTCCAGGACCGCGGTGTGCGGTGGGGGCGCGGTCCGTGCCGCCACCGGTGCGCAGAGCCCTGTGGTGAGCGCGGCCAGGGCTGTCGCGAGGACGACCCACCGGCGGGCCCGCGCGCTCATCGGACCACACCGTTCAGCCGGCGCTGGGCCTCGTACAGGTTCCGTGGCCGCACCGATTCCGCACTGCCGTACAGCTCAAGGCGTGTGTGCAGATGACCCGTGAAGTCGGGGACGTCGATCTGGTCGAACTCCCTGACCTCGTCGATGCCGACGGTCGCGGAGTACGGCGCCAGACCGTCGATCTTCACCAGCCCGGCGCGGCCGTTGGTGACGCGGATGTTCCAGTGGGTGAACCGGGCGCCGAAGAGGGGACCCGCGCTGGCGTCACCGCCGTGGCGGCCGTTGTTGTTCAGGGTGATGTCGGTGCGGACATTGGCGAAGGGCAGGCCGCGATGGCTGTCGAAGGTGCCCATCCGCATGTCGCCGCGCGACCAGACGTTGTATGACGACAGCCCCTCGACGTTGATGCCGTGCAGCTGGGTGCCCGCGGGCGCGGGGCTGGTGCGCTCCTCGATCGTGAAGTCCTCGATGAGGTTGTCGTGCGACCCCTCGCGGCAGAAGTAGGGGTGATGGGAGCCGCGGCCGGCCACGCGCGTGCGGCGCAGAGTACAGGCGGAGGCGGCCACCAGGCCGAAGCCGTTGTCGACATGACGGACTGTCACGTCGTCCACCCGGCAGTCGTACGCGCACTGCAGCACGACGCCGTTGTGCCCCTTGTCCAGCAGGTGTGGCTGCTGCGGGGTCTCGGGCGCCTCCAGGGTCAGGCCCTCGACGCCCGATCCGCTCAACTCCGCCACATGGGTGGTCAGTTGCGGGGCCCACTCGGGGCGCAGGTCGAGCGGGAGCGGTCGTTCGAGGGTGACCTTCCGGCCGTGGACGCGGGCGATGCGGACGGGCCACTCGTAGGGCACGTACGACGTCAGCTTCGTCTTGTCGTCCCAGAAGTACGCCTCGGGGCCGGGCCCGCCGCCGCACATGTGCTCCAGGAGGGTGTGGTCCGCGTCGTCCGCGAGCCGGAGGAGGACCAGGGCCCCGGGCCGCAGTGAGCGGGTGTCGGCGGCCGTCACCGTCCAGGAGCCCTGTCGTGCCGGGGCGAGGTCGGTGAGCGTCCGCCACTCGTCGCGCCGGTTGCCGGTCCAGCCCTCGAAGGGCCACGCCTTGGCCCTGATCGCGGCGACGAGCGACACCCAACGGGCCCGGGGCGCCAGCCAGATCAGCCCGCCCGCCCATGACCAGGACGACTTGTCGCCTCCGTAGCGGGAGCCGTAGGTCCCGATCAGCTCGGTGAGGTTCTTCGTCGCGTACAACGTCGTACGACCGCTGCCGGCGCCCTTGAGCACCACGTTCGAGCGGTCCACGCGGATCACGTCGTCGATGCGGAACGTGCCCGGCGGGATGGTGACCGTGCCACCGCCGGCCCTTCCGGCAGCGGCGATGGCACGGTTGATCGCGGGGGCGGAGTCGGTCGTCCCGTCCGCCACGGCGCCGAAGTCGCGGACGTCGGCGACGACTCGGTGGCGCGGGAAGCGTGTCGCCCCGCCGTGGCATCCTGCGCGGCCGACGTACGGGATCTGCGGATGGGTGAGAGGAGTGCGGCTGAACTCCCGCCACAGTGACGGGACTTCGGCCGCTTGTGCGGCCGGCGTGGTGACCGCGCCGGCCGCCACGGCGACCGCGCTTCCCAGCAGGGTTCGTCTGGTCATGCCCATGACATTCAGAGGTTCCATGGGGCCCGTGTGCGCATTGCTCATGTCCGTTCGCCCTTCCCATGTGCTTTTCATGGATGTGAACGACGTTCATAATTGCGTTGGGCGGTGAGCATGCCACGAGGTTCCTCCGTGCGAAAGAGGTTGCGCAGCGGTTAATGGGCCATGTCCGTGAACAGATGCCAATGCCGAGCCCCGCCGACGTGGTGTCTGTCGGCGGGGCTCGGCGCGGTGGCGGGACCGGGTTCTTACCGGCGGCTCCAGCCCACGGCGATGATGCCGGTGATCTTCGATCCGGTGACGTTGTCGTAGACGACCTCACCACCGGACTTCTTCCAGATCCTGAGGTGGAAGGTGTCCGGGGCATCGGTGGCGGTGATCCGGAAGCCGTATCCGCTCTTGCCGTCGACCGTGCCCGACCCCTGGTGGACGGCCCGGGAGCCGGTGACCACGAGCCAGTCGGAGCCGGTCGAACGGAACTTCAGCCTGGCCGGGCCGAAGTCGAAGGAGGCCTCGCCGACGGGCGCCGAGGCTCCTGGCAGGTAGGCCGCGGCGAAGGAGAAGGCGGCCTTGCCCGTCAGGCTCGGCTTGGCGGGGTAGGCACCGGCCGGGGAGCCCAGGACGCCGGTGCCGAGCGCGGGACCGGCAGAGCGGTCGTAGACGATCAGCTCGGGAAGCGTCCTGCTGTCCGAGGCGCCGTCGTCGTCGGTGACGGTGATCACCGGACGGCGGATTCCCGCCTTGGTGTAAGGGTGCTCGGCGCGGCAGCCGGACGCGCTGACCGTGCCGGACTGCGGCGCGCTCCCGTCCTTCCAGTCGACCACGCACGTGTGGGTGTCACTCGTGCCCGGGTCGGTGAAGTCGGCCGTGACGACTGTGCGCTTGCCGACCGGCACGGGGGACTGCGGACCTGTGGCGGAGACAACCGCGGGCGCCGCGTTGGCCACCTCGACCGTCGCCGTGTCCTTGCTGCGCCCGCCCGTGAGGGTGACCGTGTAGGTGCCGTTGTCGGTGCAGGTGAGCGTCGTCGCGGCCGAGCCGGGGTCGGCGAAGGAGCAGGGCGCCCCCTCCTCGACGGTCCACTTCGGGGTGCCCGCACCGGAGATCGTGCCGTGCAGCGCGATCGCGTCGCCCTCCTTCCCGCCGACGTCCTCGCCGGCGTGCACGATGCTCACCGGGTCGATGCTCGTCAGGGTGGGCACGACCTTCTTGATCAGGCCGTCGGAGTCGAACTCCAGCTTGTCGACGGTCGTTTCGCGGTGCATGCCGTCACCGCCGGGAATCGCGAACCGGTGATAGGCGATGTACCAGTCGTCGGTGCCCGGCACCTGGACGACCGAATGGTGACCGGGGCCCTTGATGCCGAGCGAGAGGTCCTTCTCCAGGATCACGCCCCGCTTCGTCCACGGGCCGGTGGGGGAGGGGCCGGTGGCGTAGGCGACACGGTAGTTCTCGTCACGGGTGTCGTTCTCCGACCACGTGAGGTAGTAGGTGCCCTTGCGCTTGATGACGAAGGAGCCCTCGTTGTAGCCGCTGGGCGTGATGTCCTTCATCTTCGTGAGGTCGACGGACGTCATGTCGTCGTTGAGCGGCGCCACGTAGGCGTGCCCGTTGCCCCAGTAGAGGTACGACTGACCGTCGTCGTCGGTGAACACGGCCGGGTCGATCATCTGGCCGCTGAACTGGCCCGCCTTGAGCAGCGGTCGGCCCAGTGCGTCCTTGAAGGGGCCGGTCGGCGAGTCGGACACCGCGACACCGATGTTGGCGTCGGCGCAGAAGTAGAAGTAGTACTTCCCGTCCTTCTCGGCGATCGTCGGCGCCCAGG includes:
- a CDS encoding SAM-dependent methyltransferase — its product is MTDTDALPPGTDPDKASVARMYDAMLGGEHNFAIDREAVAAVTAIDPQVRTLARANRAFLGRAVRFLARSGVRQFIDLGSGIPTQGNVHEVAQAASPRARVVYVDKDPVAVAHSITLLADNPYADIVDADIRRPADVLASPQVRELIDFDQPVAVLMVAILHFVAPEENPAGIVAAFRDALPDGSWLALSHATNQDRPDTAAAVTQLYRSRATSPVTVRSHQEIQDLFTGFELTEPGLVHVPLWRPDENEGIPENPSEYWVYAGVGRKSA
- a CDS encoding alginate lyase family protein; translation: MSARARRWVVLATALAALTTGLCAPVAARTAPPPHTAVLDGARLQQTKARLDRGDPQLRRAVRALTFRADKWLDQGPWTVVDKPRPAPGGDVHDYLSQAPYWWPSRTPTADNPWGCPYVQRDGERNPEVDSGTDRQDVEKVFDSAYDLSLAWYYTGERRHARKAGQVLRTWFLDPATRMNPHLDHAQFIPCKYDGRAIGIIDFSQSYTSVLDALALLDTGAPGWSGKDRTGMREWNTAFLGWLKDSDFGKQEAAATNNHGTFYDMLLAGLACATGDRALARRTVLDARGKRIAPQIAADGSQPQELTRTRSWHYSTFDLVAYTRLAAIGRHVGVDLWAYRGPDGQSLFKAVDYLLPAATGVAAWPHPELEFLRYAATDVVHAAADAGDARARRAVPLLEAPPGGDLWALRPAAEQLDSIAG
- a CDS encoding glycosyl hydrolase family 28-related protein, with amino-acid sequence MGMTRRTLLGSAVAVAAGAVTTPAAQAAEVPSLWREFSRTPLTHPQIPYVGRAGCHGGATRFPRHRVVADVRDFGAVADGTTDSAPAINRAIAAAGRAGGGTVTIPPGTFRIDDVIRVDRSNVVLKGAGSGRTTLYATKNLTELIGTYGSRYGGDKSSWSWAGGLIWLAPRARWVSLVAAIRAKAWPFEGWTGNRRDEWRTLTDLAPARQGSWTVTAADTRSLRPGALVLLRLADDADHTLLEHMCGGGPGPEAYFWDDKTKLTSYVPYEWPVRIARVHGRKVTLERPLPLDLRPEWAPQLTTHVAELSGSGVEGLTLEAPETPQQPHLLDKGHNGVVLQCAYDCRVDDVTVRHVDNGFGLVAASACTLRRTRVAGRGSHHPYFCREGSHDNLIEDFTIEERTSPAPAGTQLHGINVEGLSSYNVWSRGDMRMGTFDSHRGLPFANVRTDITLNNNGRHGGDASAGPLFGARFTHWNIRVTNGRAGLVKIDGLAPYSATVGIDEVREFDQIDVPDFTGHLHTRLELYGSAESVRPRNLYEAQRRLNGVVR